The following is a genomic window from Pseudomonadales bacterium.
AGGCATGAATAGGTCTTACTACCGTACCTAGTCCCAGTTCACTCTCTGCAATCAAAGGGTCAGACTCTGCACCGGTGTAATGACGTTTTATCATCGTTTTTAAGCGTGGATTCTGTATTTCATCGATTCGGCCGATATATAATGCAGCATGTGACCAACTACTTTGCGTAATGATTTTAATCACTTCAGCGACTCTCGAGCGCCCCTCAATCAATAANACATCACAGACCTGTATCGATTGGCAGATGCGTTGAAAATCACATAGAGGGATCGCAGGCTTAGGTTTTTTGGCATTTAGCCAGTGCATAACTGAATCAGATAAATGATCGATTAGTGATGTTGTAGGCGCATTTTTGGCCGATTTAATCATGATTTGCATAGCCTTGCGTATATGTATTATTTTAGCCTATTTATAAAGTTAAGGTATTTATGCACCAGTTAGAACAGATTCTTCATTCGATTGAATTCGGTGATGCTAAAAGCTTACCGCCGGTTGAACAGTGGCAACCTGATCGTTCCGGTCAAATTGATATTCATATCGATGCTCAAGGCCAGTGGTGGCATGAAGGTGAGCGCTTTGAGCGGCAAGCGCTGGTTGATTTGTTTGCTACGATTCTTCGCTTTGATGCTGGTCAGTATTATTTGGTCACGCCAGTTGAGAAATTACGCATAAGCGTCGAGGATGTTCCGTTTCTTGCAGATAGCTTGATTAGCATTGACAACAAATACCAACTCTTGACGCAATGCGGAGATATTATTCCGTTAGATGAAAACTGTCAGTGGCAGCTGCGCCCGTATCAACAGCAAGAAGTACCTTATATTTGCGTGCGACATAATTTGTGGGCAAGACTTGATCGGCATGTCTTCTACCAAATGATAGATTTAGCGCTCGAGCAAGCGAACGGTACGGCATCTATTGATAAACAATTATATTTTCATGCTGCGAAACAGAGTTTTAGTCTTGGTTCTGTTGTCTAGCATTTTGAATGCGTACTTATCTGTTGCACCTACGATAACTTGTCCCGAATCGACCTGACTATATTTTATGTTGCAATGCCCACTTTGTTTATCTGACAAATCAGCTTTGTTTTATAGTGATCAACGTCGTGAATATTTTCAATGTGATCATTGCGCCTTAGTGTTTGTGCCTTATCATTTCCACTTGAACGAACAGGAAGAAAAGGCTGAATACGATTTACATCAAAATACACTGTTTGATGAAGGCTATCGTCGTTTTTTATCGCGATTATTTACTCCCTTAAAGGCTGAAATTCACGCACTGTCGCATACAAATTCAGCCAATTTAACAAATTTTCACGCATTAGATTTTGGTTGTGGNCCTGGNCCTGCCTTAGCGCAAATGTTTGAGGAANTAGGCCTCTCCTGTCAGTTATATGATAAGTTTTATGCGGATNATCCCGCCGTGCTAGAATCAAAAAATTTTTATGACGTGATNACCATGACNGANGTGATTGAGCATCTTGCACAACCTAGACAAGTGTTAGAGCAGTTGCTGATGTTGCTTAAGCCTGGCGGTATTTTAGGTGTTATGACCAAGCTTGTGCGTGATGTAGAAGCTTTCAGTCATTGGCACTATAAAAATGACCCAACTCATATAAGCTTTTACAGTTATGCAACGCTCGAATATCTTGCAGCANACTATCAGCTTCAGCTAAGCCAAGTTGCAGATGATGCGTTCATTTTTTATAAATAAATTAACCGTTGGCTGGTGCAGTGAGCTCGGTGTGCTGCTCTAGAATATGCGCGAGTAAGCCCTTAGTTGCTTCTTCGATAGTGGTGATGATCGGAAAAAATGCCTCGATACCTTCGTGATAGGGATCTGGGATTTGATTATTACCGAGGCTATTCGGGTGATATTTCATCAGTAAGCTTACTTCACCTTGGTAATTCTTGGGCGTCCAAGCATCGACACTCATTTTATTTTTTCTATCCATAACTAAAATGTAGTCGAATATATCAAAATCTTGATCATCAATTTGTCGCGCAATCTGCTGACTAATATCGTAACCACAGCGTTTGGTTGCTTCTAAGGTTCTCGGGTCAGGACTTTTGCCGACATTGAAAGGCGCAGTACCGCATGAGTCAACGGTAAAAAAATCGCTTAAGCCGGCATCATCTATCCACTGTTGAAAAATACCTTGTGCACTTGGTGAACGACAGATATTGCCTAGGCAAACAAATAAAACACCGATTTTTGGATGCGCTGAATCATTCATAGTTTTTTCTCAGTATCGGTATTCAGAATTTTTGCTGCGCGGCGTAAATAATAAATTTTGAGTTTTCAGCAACACGGTTAACATACTTAAAATAACGCTGCAGTTTTTGTTCATATGCTAAGTGACGGTTACCAATGAGATATAGTATACCACCGTTGCTAAGTATTTTGGCGCTTTGCTGCATCATCGTTATGGCAATATGGTCAGAGACATTATGACCTTGATGAAACGGTGGGTTACATAAAATCGTCGCAAGGTTTGGCTGCTCAAGCACGGCTTGGTCAAAAAAACAGTTGCTATGATAAAAATTGACCGGCTGATCGGTATCAGCAAAATAGTGTTGCCAATTATATTTAGCGGAAGCAATCGCAAGATGAGAATCATCATAAAAATGTAGCTGACTTTTGGGTGACAGTTTCTTCGCCACTATACCCAACACACCATTGCCACAGGCTAGGTCGATTACTGTTTCATGCATTTGCATGCGCGGCATATGCTGTAAAAAAAAGCGGCTGCCAATGTCTAATTGCTTAGCACTAAACACATTAGCAAAGCTGCGTATTTGAAACGCAGCTGAAAAAGCAGTCTCTACAGTTATGGAAGAAGCCGTTTGCAATAACACATCATTCACATCATCAGCAGTGGTATTTGGCGTCATTTCATGACTCTCTTGGCTAAGACATACCGCCTTGGCTTTTTTAATACCCGGTAGTACGGCAAACTGCCCATCAAACTGCTGTAGCAGCGAATAAAAGCCTCGTGATAAGTACTTCTGCATCGCCGTAGCAATGACTATTCGCCTGTTTAACTGAGGCGAAGGAGATAAAGCCAAACAGCCTAGAATATAGTCCAAAAAATCTAGCTGCTTAGGTATTTTCACCACAACAATCTCAGCCTCGCAGTGCGCTAGCTGATCAATGCTGAATATTTTTACCGTGCTTACATTATTTAGACGATAATTATAATGCTGGCTGGCCTTGTCGCTATAGCTGCTTAGCTTTAGCTGGGGGTATAAATGAGAAATAGCGCAAGCTAGGGCTGCATAATCATCGTTGACAACGGCAACAGTCGTGGCTTTTGCAAAATGATCAAGCTCAGCAATAGAGCCTAAGCCATGTATCCCATCTATTTCATCTGCAGCGCTGTTGAATAAACCTTGCAAGATATGCAGGGCATAATGATCGGCCTGATTCCACGTTGATTGAGCCCCTCGGCTGTTCGCAAACGGCAGTTTTGGTGCAGGATGATCAGTAAAGAATGTTGGCCAGCTGCTCATATTTGCGAGGACTTAAACTGATTTCTGTATTCCCCCGGTGTTTTTCCAGACCATTTTTTAAACGCACGATGAAAGGCACTAGGTTCATCAAAGCCCATCAGAGCAGCAACCGCATTGATTTTTAGTCCAGGTCGCTTGAGATAGGTTTGTGCAGCCTCTAAGCGTATATGATCTTTAAACTGTTGATAATTAGTGCCTTCGTTATTCATGCGGCGCCTTAGCGTGCGTACGGACATATTTAACTGTTTAGCTACAACTTCAATGGTGGGAAAATCCTTTGAAAAATCATTGCCAATAATCGCATGAATACGGGTTTGAATACTGGATTCATCAAAATGCGATACGGATAGTTGATACGGTGCTTTTTTTAAAAATTCATTCAGGCTGTCCTCATTATGAATAATTGGACTGTCTAAAAACGATTGTTTAAAACGAAAGCCGTTAGATGGCATGGAGTAACGAATAGGGCAGTTGAATACGCCTTCTAACATATCAGCTTTTTCAATACTGGCAGCAGTTAGGTGCACTTCGATTAAGGGTAAGGGTTTGCCAATTAACCACGCGCAAAATTTTCGCCACATATGCATGGATGCCGCTAAGGCAACAATAGATTGCTGCTGTTGCTCGGCCTCGGGCAGATGGTTGATCACCGAACCATCTTCTAGAAAGCTCAATGGCGTATGCGGCAACGGTGGTAGGCCAGCAACATTGCGGCAAAAACGGGTGAACTCCTCAACACGATCGATGGCAGCAGCTAGGTTTTTGCAGTGAATGATACATAAACACATCATGCGGAAAGTACCTGATGGCACTTTACCTTTTAGATGTAAACCAAAGCACTCATCCTGTAGCAGCCAAATAATGCCTTGATAGAGGCGGCTGTACTGTTCCGCAGATACATGACTGGGAATGCTGAAAGCTTCTGCATTCTCGGCGCTCAGTTGAGTTTTACTGATCGGGTTATACGTGAAGTGATGCTCCAGCAAAAATTCGTCAATGTCGAAGCCCTGCGCTTCAACGACGCGAAGTAGTAACTGTACGTATTTTATGGGCACCAGCTGCGACATAGTATTCAGCTAATATTACTCGGGTGCGACGCTATCAAGCGTTGCGTGTAGGGGTTTTCTGGCTGAAGAAAAATGCCTTCAGTAGCGCCAGACTCTACAATATTGCCATGATTAAGAATAATAAGGTTATGACACATTTGCCGAACCAGCAGTAAATCATGGCTAATAATAATAAAACTTATATTCAAATCATGCTGCAGTTTAATAATTAAGCGAAGAACCTGCTGCTGAATATTTCTATCTAAAGCCGAGGTCGGTTCATCTAAAATAATACATTTTGGCTGCATAATAATTGCTCTTGCAAGAGCAATACGCTGTCGTTGACCACCGGAAAACTCATGAGGGTAGCGCTCAAGAATATCATCATTTAGGCCAACTTCGCTTAATGCCCAGCGTATTTTTTCTGACAACGCGTCATCGCTGATGTGTTGTTGCTGCTGTTTCAGCATTTCACAATAGCCTTCACTGATAATGGCTGCCACAGTCATGCGCGGGCTTAAACTGGCAAATGGGTCTTGGAATACGACCTGCAGCCACTGCCTGAAGGGCCGAAAGGCTTTACTTGAGAGCTGCAACATATCGTTGCCATCAATGCTGTATTGGCCGCTGGCTGGAACAAGCTTCAGTAATGCATTCGCTAAGGTGGTTTTTCCAGAGCCACTTTCCCCTATGACCCCTAAAATTTCTCCGGCATGCAGCTTAATATCGACATTATTAAGTGCCTGTTGAAAATCTTTTCTAAACCATGACGTTTTAGGCAACTGGTAACGGCAGCTTAAGCCCGAAGTCGACAAAATCACTGATTGACCATGGGGATTTGGCTTGGGGATCTCAATATCATCGATCAGGCTCTGCGTATAAGCATGCTGCGCATGATTAAAGATCTGCTGGCTATCACCGGCCTCAACAATTGAGCCTGATTGCATAACGGCAACATAGTCACTGTACTTCTCAACCACATGAATATCATGACTAATCAACAATATGGCTAAATTATCTTGTTGCTGAATATTGGCTAAAAGATCTAGGATTTCTTTTTGAACCGTGACATCTAGGGCGGTTGTTGGCTCATCGGCAATTAAAATATCGGGCTGATTTGCTAGAGCCATGGCTATCATGACGCGCTGACGCTGCCCACCGGATAATTGATGAGGGAATGCCTTCAGCTTGCTAGCCGGCTGATCGATTTGCACTTTCGTTAATAGGTCGATGACCGCCGCTTTAGGCTGCTTATTAGCTGACGGAAAGCATTCACGAATTTGTTGCTCTACCGTTTGCAATGGGTTTAACGCCGTCATGGGCTCTTGAAAGATCATTGCAATTTTATCGCCACGAATCGACTGAATGATTGACGCGGGTGCATCTAGCAGATTTTGTTGATCGAAGTGAATATTGCCCTGGCAATGCATATAGTCAGGCAATAACTTTAATATTGACTGTGCTGTAAGCGATTTACCGGAGCCACTTTCGCCGACTAGGGCGGTAGTTTTACCAGGATAAAGCTCAAATGAGACATTATCGACCAGCACACTGTTATTCAGTCTGATCGACAGCGCTTGAACCGACATAATAGCTTCAGCGGCAGACATTAGCGTGCTCTCGGGTCAAAGGCATCACGCACACCTTCGCCAATAAAAACTAGCAGGGTAAGCAATAGCGACAGTGCGGCAAAGCCAGTTAAGCCCAGCCAGGGCGCATGAATATTAGCTTTACCCTGTGCCAGCAATTCGCCTAAAGACGCCGAGCCAGGTGGAAGGCCGAAGCCGAGAAAATCTAATGACGTCAGTGTGGCAATCGCACCTGTCATCATAAACGGTATGAAAGTTAAGGCCGCGACAAGTGCGTTTGGCATCACATGGCGTAGCATAATATGCCAATCTGAGACGCCTAGGGCTTTCGCCGCCCTGACATATTCAAGCTTTCTGACTTTTAGTGATTCAGCCCTGACAACATCAACCAAGCCAGTCCAACTAAATAATAAAATAATCAGCAATAGCCAGCTAAAACTTGGAGTGACCATGCTGGCCAAAATAATCAATAAAAAAAGTACCGGCAAGGAAGACCAAATTTCAAGAAATCGTTGACCCACTAAATCGACCCAGCCGCCAAAATATCCTTGCATGGCACCAACGAAAATACCGATGATGCTGGAGCCAAGCGTTACCGCAATGGCAAAGATAATGGATAAGCGAAATCCATATAAGACTCTGGCTAACACGTCTCTGGCTTGATCGTCAGTGCCTAACCAATGCATTGCATCGGGTGGCGATGGCGCAGGTGAGGGCAGATCAAGGCTGTGCGTGTCGTAACTAAAAGGAACCAGCGGCCTAACAATAAAGCCTTGTTGAAGGATTAATTCGGTCACATAGGGGTCGCTATAATCCGCTTCTGTGTCAAAATCCCCGCCAAAAGCAGTTTCTGGATAGCTAAAGAGAAAAGGTGTGAACCATTCACCTTGGTATTTAATTAATAAGGGTTTTTCATTAGCAATAATTTCTGCCAATAAGCTCAGTAAAAATAAACTGCAAAATAACCACAGAGAAATCAGCGCACGTCGATTTTGTTTGAAACGCTGCCACTGTTGCTTTTGTTTAGGGTTTAGCGGCATGATCATTGCCCCGCAAAGTCAATGCGCGGGTCTACCCAAACATAGACTAAGTCGCTCACCAGTTTAAGTATCAAACTGAGTCCCGTAAAAATGAATAAGGTGGCAAAAATCACGGGATAGTCGCGATTTATGACGGCTTCAAAGCTTAACAAGCCCAATCCATCCAGTGAAAAAATGACTTCTATCAGCAGCGAACCAGTAAAAAATAAACTGATAAACGCCGCAGGAAAGCCTGCAATAATAATCAACATCGCATTACGGAATACATGCCGATATAAGACTTGATGTTCAGACAGACCTTTTGCCTTCGCGGTTATCACATACTGTTTACTGATTTCTTCTAAGAAGGCATTCTTAGTCAGCATGGTTAATTGCGCAAAGCCACCAATGCTATAAGCAAGAACGGGCAGGCTAATATGCCAAAAGTAGTCTGCAATTTGAGCTGGCCACGACAGTTGTTCGGCATTTTCAGATTGTAAGCCGCGCAGAGGAAACCAATCTAAATAGCTACCGCCGGCAAATAACACAATAAGCACGATCGCAAATAAAAAGCCAGGAATCGCGTAGGCCACGGTAATGATGGAGCTGCTCCAGATATCAAATCGGCTGCCGTGGTGCAGCGCCTTTCGAATACCCATCGGAATCGATACTAGGTAGATAATCAAGGTGCTCCATAGACCCAGTGAGATCGAAACCGGCAATTTTTCTTTGATTAAGTCGGTGACGCTGATGGAGCGATAATAGCTCTCGCCAAAATCAAATTGCGCATACTGTTTTAGCATAAGCCAAAAGCGCTCATGCATAGGGCGATCAAATCCATACTGTTGCTCAATTTCGCGCAAAATATCTGGATCTATGCCATAGCGATTTTTTTCATTTTGCGAACGTTGTACGTCAGCGCTATTGTCGGCGCTCATATTCATTTGAGTATTAAAGCCCTGCATGCGGGCGA
Proteins encoded in this region:
- a CDS encoding ABC transporter permease; the encoded protein is MPLNPKQKQQWQRFKQNRRALISLWLFCSLFLLSLLAEIIANEKPLLIKYQGEWFTPFLFSYPETAFGGDFDTEADYSDPYVTELILQQGFIVRPLVPFSYDTHSLDLPSPAPSPPDAMHWLGTDDQARDVLARVLYGFRLSIIFAIAVTLGSSIIGIFVGAMQGYFGGWVDLVGQRFLEIWSSLPVLFLLIILASMVTPSFSWLLLIILLFSWTGLVDVVRAESLKVRKLEYVRAAKALGVSDWHIMLRHVMPNALVAALTFIPFMMTGAIATLTSLDFLGFGLPPGSASLGELLAQGKANIHAPWLGLTGFAALSLLLTLLVFIGEGVRDAFDPRAR
- a CDS encoding microcin C ABC transporter permease YejB translates to MIYYLSKRLLLIFPTLFGILLINFLIIQTAPGGPVDQMVARMQGFNTQMNMSADNSADVQRSQNEKNRYGIDPDILREIEQQYGFDRPMHERFWLMLKQYAQFDFGESYYRSISVTDLIKEKLPVSISLGLWSTLIIYLVSIPMGIRKALHHGSRFDIWSSSIITVAYAIPGFLFAIVLIVLFAGGSYLDWFPLRGLQSENAEQLSWPAQIADYFWHISLPVLAYSIGGFAQLTMLTKNAFLEEISKQYVITAKAKGLSEHQVLYRHVFRNAMLIIIAGFPAAFISLFFTGSLLIEVIFSLDGLGLLSFEAVINRDYPVIFATLFIFTGLSLILKLVSDLVYVWVDPRIDFAGQ
- a CDS encoding DUF1285 domain-containing protein; protein product: MHQLEQILHSIEFGDAKSLPPVEQWQPDRSGQIDIHIDAQGQWWHEGERFERQALVDLFATILRFDAGQYYLVTPVEKLRISVEDVPFLADSLISIDNKYQLLTQCGDIIPLDENCQWQLRPYQQQEVPYICVRHNLWARLDRHVFYQMIDLALEQANGTASIDKQLYFHAAKQSFSLGSVV
- a CDS encoding low molecular weight phosphotyrosine protein phosphatase, yielding MNDSAHPKIGVLFVCLGNICRSPSAQGIFQQWIDDAGLSDFFTVDSCGTAPFNVGKSPDPRTLEATKRCGYDISQQIARQIDDQDFDIFDYILVMDRKNKMSVDAWTPKNYQGEVSLLMKYHPNSLGNNQIPDPYHEGIEAFFPIITTIEEATKGLLAHILEQHTELTAPANG
- a CDS encoding ABC transporter ATP-binding protein, which produces MSAAEAIMSVQALSIRLNNSVLVDNVSFELYPGKTTALVGESGSGKSLTAQSILKLLPDYMHCQGNIHFDQQNLLDAPASIIQSIRGDKIAMIFQEPMTALNPLQTVEQQIRECFPSANKQPKAAVIDLLTKVQIDQPASKLKAFPHQLSGGQRQRVMIAMALANQPDILIADEPTTALDVTVQKEILDLLANIQQQDNLAILLISHDIHVVEKYSDYVAVMQSGSIVEAGDSQQIFNHAQHAYTQSLIDDIEIPKPNPHGQSVILSTSGLSCRYQLPKTSWFRKDFQQALNNVDIKLHAGEILGVIGESGSGKTTLANALLKLVPASGQYSIDGNDMLQLSSKAFRPFRQWLQVVFQDPFASLSPRMTVAAIISEGYCEMLKQQQQHISDDALSEKIRWALSEVGLNDDILERYPHEFSGGQRQRIALARAIIMQPKCIILDEPTSALDRNIQQQVLRLIIKLQHDLNISFIIISHDLLLVRQMCHNLIILNHGNIVESGATEGIFLQPENPYTQRLIASHPSNIS
- a CDS encoding methyltransferase; the encoded protein is MSSWPTFFTDHPAPKLPFANSRGAQSTWNQADHYALHILQGLFNSAADEIDGIHGLGSIAELDHFAKATTVAVVNDDYAALACAISHLYPQLKLSSYSDKASQHYNYRLNNVSTVKIFSIDQLAHCEAEIVVVKIPKQLDFLDYILGCLALSPSPQLNRRIVIATAMQKYLSRGFYSLLQQFDGQFAVLPGIKKAKAVCLSQESHEMTPNTTADDVNDVLLQTASSITVETAFSAAFQIRSFANVFSAKQLDIGSRFFLQHMPRMQMHETVIDLACGNGVLGIVAKKLSPKSQLHFYDDSHLAIASAKYNWQHYFADTDQPVNFYHSNCFFDQAVLEQPNLATILCNPPFHQGHNVSDHIAITMMQQSAKILSNGGILYLIGNRHLAYEQKLQRYFKYVNRVAENSKFIIYAAQQKF
- a CDS encoding AraC family transcriptional regulator; translated protein: MSQLVPIKYVQLLLRVVEAQGFDIDEFLLEHHFTYNPISKTQLSAENAEAFSIPSHVSAEQYSRLYQGIIWLLQDECFGLHLKGKVPSGTFRMMCLCIIHCKNLAAAIDRVEEFTRFCRNVAGLPPLPHTPLSFLEDGSVINHLPEAEQQQQSIVALAASMHMWRKFCAWLIGKPLPLIEVHLTAASIEKADMLEGVFNCPIRYSMPSNGFRFKQSFLDSPIIHNEDSLNEFLKKAPYQLSVSHFDESSIQTRIHAIIGNDFSKDFPTIEVVAKQLNMSVRTLRRRMNNEGTNYQQFKDHIRLEAAQTYLKRPGLKINAVAALMGFDEPSAFHRAFKKWSGKTPGEYRNQFKSSQI
- a CDS encoding class I SAM-dependent methyltransferase, producing MLQCPLCLSDKSALFYSDQRREYFQCDHCALVFVPYHFHLNEQEEKAEYDLHQNTLFDEGYRRFLSRLFTPLKAEIHALSHTNSANLTNFHALDFGCGPGPALAQMFEEXGLSCQLYDKFYADXPAVLESKNFYDVXTMTXVIEHLAQPRQVLEQLLMLLKPGGILGVMTKLVRDVEAFSHWHYKNDPTHISFYSYATLEYLAAXYQLQLSQVADDAFIFYK